The Oscillospiraceae bacterium genome contains a region encoding:
- a CDS encoding 2-hydroxyglutaryl-CoA dehydratase, whose amino-acid sequence MRVGLDIGSTTIKCVVLDDRDQVAFDTYERHGSHIVEKARELLRRVDKEQLGGRPAYLAISGSAGMGLAESCGVPFVQEVFATRVAAKRLAPAADVVIELGGEDAKILFLTGGTEVRMNGSCAGGTGAFIDQMATLLKMTPEELNAAAAGAQKTYTIASRCGVFAKSDIQPLINQGAAAGDIAASIYGAVVNQTIAGLAQGRPIAGNILYLGGPLTFNSVLRQSFDKALGAEGLCPEHSLHFVALGAAFYADGEFRLAEVADRMAHAGAGSYASQPPLFRDRAEYEAFHARHLKAAVPRVAFGAECGPVHIGIDAGSTTVKLAVIDQNAHLLFTDYQPNLGNPLPLIRGVLLGLYNAHPDLQVASVTATGYGEELVRSAFCADGGVVETVAHFTAARHFLPDVDFIIDIGGQDMKCFKIEGGAISDIFLNEACSSGCGSFLQTFAEALGYDVKEFAALGLFADKPVDLGSRCTVFMNSSVKQAQKDGASIQNISAGLSISVVKNALYKVIRASSPEELGRRIVVQGGTFYNEAVLRAFEKEMGVEVVRPDIAGLMGAFGAALHGMALAKPGQVSTLLKKEELLRFTQETKSVQCGGCTNHCQLTVNAFPGGRRLISGNRCEKPVTGKGGDGGLNLYRFKQELLARYKPAPAKRGAIGIPLCLNMYELLPFWHAFFTSLGFAVVTSPVSTRELYTAGQASIPSDTVCFPAKLAHGHIRALAEMGVDAIFYPCMSYNLDERLGDNHYNCPVVAYYPEVLEVNCPELARLPFISDFVGLHRPGDFKKKMPDILAKYFRGISKQEVARAADLAYAEYAAHMQRLRDKGAEIIEKARAAGKRIIVLAGRPYHVDPEVNHGIDALICRHGAAVVTEDSVAWHMEKFPTTVLNQWTYHSRLYAAAKYCTTQPDMDLVQLVSFGCGVDAITTDETREILQAGGKLYTQLKIDEITNLGAVNIRLRSLFAALDEKQRGEG is encoded by the coding sequence ATGCGAGTCGGCTTGGACATTGGTTCCACCACCATTAAATGTGTGGTGCTGGACGACCGGGATCAGGTGGCGTTTGATACATACGAACGGCACGGCAGCCACATTGTGGAAAAAGCCCGCGAGCTGCTGCGCAGGGTCGACAAGGAGCAGCTGGGCGGCAGGCCCGCGTATCTTGCCATTTCCGGTTCGGCGGGCATGGGCCTGGCCGAGAGCTGCGGGGTGCCCTTTGTGCAGGAGGTGTTCGCCACCCGCGTGGCCGCAAAGCGCCTGGCCCCGGCGGCGGACGTGGTGATTGAGCTGGGCGGCGAGGACGCCAAGATCCTGTTTTTGACCGGCGGAACCGAGGTGCGCATGAACGGCAGCTGCGCGGGCGGCACCGGCGCGTTTATTGACCAGATGGCCACCCTGCTGAAAATGACCCCCGAAGAACTGAACGCGGCGGCGGCCGGGGCGCAGAAGACCTATACCATCGCCAGCCGGTGCGGCGTGTTTGCAAAAAGCGACATCCAGCCGCTCATCAACCAGGGCGCGGCCGCGGGCGACATTGCGGCCTCGATTTACGGGGCGGTGGTGAACCAGACCATTGCGGGCCTGGCGCAGGGGCGGCCCATCGCGGGGAATATTTTGTATCTGGGCGGGCCGCTGACCTTCAACAGCGTGCTGCGCCAAAGCTTTGACAAGGCGCTGGGCGCGGAGGGGCTTTGCCCGGAGCACAGCCTGCATTTTGTGGCGCTGGGCGCTGCGTTTTACGCCGACGGCGAGTTCCGGCTTGCCGAGGTGGCGGACCGCATGGCCCATGCGGGCGCGGGCAGTTATGCCAGCCAGCCGCCCCTGTTCCGCGACCGGGCCGAATACGAGGCGTTCCACGCGCGGCATTTGAAAGCGGCGGTGCCCCGGGTGGCCTTTGGGGCCGAGTGCGGCCCGGTGCACATTGGCATCGACGCGGGCTCCACCACGGTAAAGCTGGCGGTGATCGACCAGAACGCGCACCTTTTGTTCACGGATTACCAGCCGAACCTAGGCAACCCCCTGCCGCTGATCCGCGGGGTGCTGCTGGGGCTTTACAATGCGCACCCGGATTTGCAGGTGGCCAGCGTGACCGCCACCGGCTACGGCGAAGAGCTGGTGCGCAGCGCCTTTTGCGCCGATGGGGGCGTGGTGGAAACGGTGGCCCACTTTACCGCGGCGCGCCACTTTTTGCCGGATGTGGATTTTATCATCGACATCGGCGGGCAGGATATGAAGTGCTTCAAGATCGAGGGCGGCGCCATCAGCGACATTTTTTTGAACGAGGCGTGCTCGTCGGGCTGCGGCAGCTTTTTGCAGACCTTTGCCGAGGCGCTGGGGTACGATGTGAAGGAGTTCGCGGCGCTGGGCCTGTTTGCGGATAAGCCGGTGGATCTGGGCAGCCGCTGCACCGTGTTCATGAATTCCAGCGTGAAGCAGGCCCAGAAGGACGGCGCGTCCATTCAGAACATTTCGGCCGGGCTCTCCATCAGCGTGGTGAAAAACGCGCTGTACAAGGTGATCCGCGCTTCCAGCCCCGAGGAACTGGGCCGCCGCATTGTGGTGCAGGGCGGCACCTTTTACAACGAGGCCGTGCTGCGCGCCTTTGAAAAAGAGATGGGCGTGGAGGTGGTGCGGCCGGACATTGCGGGCCTGATGGGCGCGTTCGGCGCCGCCCTGCACGGCATGGCCCTGGCAAAGCCGGGGCAGGTGAGCACCCTGCTGAAAAAGGAGGAGCTGCTGCGCTTTACCCAGGAAACAAAAAGCGTGCAATGCGGCGGCTGCACCAACCACTGCCAGCTCACGGTGAACGCCTTCCCGGGCGGGCGGCGGCTGATCAGCGGCAACCGGTGCGAAAAGCCGGTGACCGGCAAGGGCGGCGACGGGGGCCTGAACCTTTACCGCTTCAAGCAGGAGCTGCTGGCAAGGTATAAGCCCGCCCCGGCAAAGCGGGGGGCCATCGGCATTCCGCTGTGCCTGAACATGTACGAGCTGCTGCCCTTCTGGCACGCCTTTTTTACGAGTTTAGGCTTTGCGGTGGTCACGAGCCCCGTTTCCACCCGGGAGCTGTATACCGCGGGGCAGGCCAGCATTCCCAGCGACACGGTGTGCTTCCCCGCGAAGCTGGCCCACGGGCACATCCGGGCGCTGGCTGAAATGGGTGTGGACGCGATTTTTTACCCCTGCATGAGCTACAACCTGGACGAGCGGCTGGGCGACAACCATTACAACTGCCCGGTGGTGGCCTATTACCCCGAGGTGCTGGAGGTCAACTGCCCGGAGCTTGCGCGGCTGCCCTTTATCAGCGATTTTGTGGGCCTGCACCGCCCCGGCGATTTTAAAAAGAAGATGCCGGACATTTTGGCAAAATACTTCCGCGGCATTTCAAAGCAGGAGGTGGCCCGCGCGGCCGACCTTGCCTATGCCGAGTACGCGGCCCACATGCAGCGCCTGCGGGACAAGGGCGCCGAGATCATTGAAAAGGCCCGGGCGGCGGGCAAACGGATCATTGTGCTGGCGGGCCGGCCCTACCATGTGGATCCGGAGGTGAACCACGGCATCGACGCGCTGATCTGCCGCCACGGCGCCGCGGTGGTGACCGAGGACAGCGTGGCCTGGCACATGGAAAAATTTCCAACCACGGTGCTGAACCAGTGGACCTATCACTCGCGGCTGTACGCCGCGGCGAAATACTGCACCACACAGCCTGATATGGATCTGGTGCAGCTGGTGAGCTTTGGCTGCGGGGTGGACGCGATCACCACCGACGAGACCCGCGAGATCCTGCAGGCGGGGGGCAAATTGTACACGCAGCTCAAGATTGACGAGATCACCAACCTGGGCGCGGTGAACATCCGGCTTCGCAGCCTGTTTGCCGCACTGGACGAAAAACAGCGGGGGGAGGGCTGA
- a CDS encoding two-component system response regulator: MEREQILVVDDVEVNRAILTEIFSKQYECIEAANGQAALEQLEKADDSRLVAILLDVVMPVMDGFEFLRRRAQLDLAADVPVVLISGDTSTENALKAYGYDVADVIGKPFDPRVVLRRVNNIIDLYRHKYELEMMVADQTQKLRRQNDLLRSNNQHLIDLLSNVVEFRDVESGEHIKRMKALTTLIAQQVAKDFPEYGLNDGEIEIITSAAALHDIGKIAIPDSILLKPGRPTGEEFEIMKTHTVQGCRILESAQIFNDKKYYDYSYDICRHHHERWDGRGYPDGLAGDGISIAAQIVSLADVYDALTSVRVYKPAYTPEEAMHMIQNGECGSFNPKLLACFEKVQKRLHSV; encoded by the coding sequence ATGGAGCGGGAACAGATCCTGGTGGTAGACGACGTTGAGGTGAATCGGGCCATCCTGACCGAGATATTCTCAAAGCAGTATGAATGTATCGAGGCGGCCAACGGCCAGGCGGCCCTGGAACAGCTGGAGAAGGCGGACGACTCGCGGCTGGTGGCGATCCTGCTGGACGTGGTGATGCCGGTGATGGACGGCTTTGAATTTTTGAGGCGGCGCGCGCAGCTCGACCTTGCCGCCGATGTGCCGGTGGTGCTGATCAGCGGCGACACCTCCACCGAAAACGCCCTGAAGGCATATGGCTACGATGTGGCCGACGTGATTGGCAAGCCCTTTGACCCGCGGGTGGTGCTGCGGCGGGTGAACAACATCATTGACCTGTACCGCCATAAGTACGAGCTGGAAATGATGGTGGCCGACCAGACCCAGAAGCTGCGCCGGCAGAACGATTTGCTCCGCTCCAACAACCAGCACCTGATCGACCTGCTCAGCAACGTGGTGGAGTTCCGCGATGTGGAGAGCGGCGAGCACATCAAGCGCATGAAAGCGCTGACAACCCTGATCGCCCAGCAGGTGGCAAAGGATTTCCCCGAGTATGGCCTGAACGACGGGGAGATCGAGATTATTACCAGCGCCGCGGCGCTGCACGACATTGGCAAGATCGCCATTCCAGACAGCATCCTGCTCAAGCCCGGCCGCCCGACCGGCGAGGAATTTGAGATCATGAAGACGCATACGGTGCAGGGATGCAGGATCCTGGAATCGGCACAGATTTTTAACGATAAAAAGTATTACGATTACAGCTACGATATTTGCCGCCATCACCACGAGCGGTGGGATGGAAGGGGCTACCCGGACGGCCTGGCGGGGGACGGGATCTCGATTGCGGCCCAGATTGTGAGCCTGGCCGATGTGTACGACGCGCTCACCAGCGTGCGCGTTTACAAGCCCGCGTATACCCCGGAAGAGGCGATGCATATGATCCAGAACGGCGAGTGCGGCAGTTTTAACCCCAAGCTGCTGGCCTGCTTTGAAAAGGTACAGAAAAGGCTGCACAGCGTGTAA